TTTCCCAAAGCCTCCATTATTGGATGATGTAAAGTTGTAAACCCGTCATATGTCAATTGCCTGGTGCTCTTCAACTTATTGTGAATCAATATTGGGTTGTTAATGCATACGTAAAGGATGCAAAAAATGTGGAAAACCAAAATGTCTTTCTTACGTGACTTCTTTCGAATTATTTGACTACAATGTCCACGGAAAATATGTCAGTAAGTACAAATGTACtagaaaaattagaaacaatTCAAGTACTTGAAAAGACCAGTtatattaaagtttttttttttttttttttttttttttttttttttttttttaaaggtatatACTATAGTTTTGTTGGATAAACAAGATTCGATTTTATTTGTCCCACTCTTTTGGGTTGGGAGAgcatattttcattaatttattggGCTTAAGAAATTATACTGAGCAAAATAATAACTgtacttataaaaaagaaaaaagaataaagccTAAAGAGTAAAGAGTTATAAGTTCAATAAGCTAACTTTTagcccttttaaaaaaaaataaagttgttcTTAGTATTTTGTCACACATTTAGCATTAAACAcagtaaaatattatattttttatctcatatttaacaaataagcataatatttaacaaatattatattttgtcacacttttagtctttttttatatattaaataaagttgtttttagCATTTTGTCCTATACCGTTTATCTCATATTTAACAAATAAGCTACTGGGATACTAAAATAGCCTTCTAACTAAAGATAAGATTTTAAGAAATGCCTGCAATCTATATTGATATCGTACTTGGcccaattttaattgaaaattggGTCCATATAAGAGGCCTATAAATGGTCCAAATTTCACTAGAGCCCTGGCTGattcttaaaacttaaaagttaaaaactcaaaatccgTGTAAGAACAAACCCATACCCAATACAAAACGGGCCATCCATGACCCGAAACTCTCCACCCAAAACCCTCCTTCAACCCTTCGCTCTTTTTGCACTGCCACTGAGCTGAGTTCTTTGCTGAAAAAATGAGTTCACTCGCTGGTCGATTCTCAAAGCTTCTCAGACCCTCTAATTCTACCACACCCACTTCTTCTcttggttctctctctctctctcgtacaTATTTATATACATGTTTGTTTGTATGTTACTTATATATGAAAACATATGGGTAGCTTTTGTTTTGATCATTTAAGTGATATAGACTTGATTGTGGTACTTTTTGTGTAAATGGGTGtcttttgttttacattgaaagCACCATTTTACGGGAAAATTTCAACTCAAACACATACAGTACATGTGTGTAGAAGTGGATGACTTTGTTTgttaattaaatgataaaaagttGAAATTCGTGTACTTTTCTTCATGggggttttttgggtttagctcaaatttcttttttaagttaAGTATTTTGTAGTGTTGGACATAATCATCATGTTGGTACTTAGAGGACTTTTATCAAGTACTTGATACGCACAAAAAAAAGATTGaggttttcttttaaattttggtaatGAGCTGAAATTTGAGAATTATTGGAAATGAGTGTGTTGGGTTGACATTGTATGATGTTTTTGTCTTATGGCTTTAGTTGTTAGCATGCAAGGAAACTCAAAGTCCTGGTATTCGACTATGTCATTTGATGGTGATAATGATGGTGGAAAGAAGGATGAACTGGGAGAAGATTTTGATGACTTGCTTGGTGACAAGACAGAGTTACAACCCCAAGGTGTGGATCCTAGAAGGGGTTGGGGCTTCCGCGGCGTGCACAAGGTATTTGATATTAATTTTCAGTTAAGAAATAGAAATGGTTTATCTAGAAATTGAATGGCTCTATTGCATTTTACTTAACCTTTGAGAGTGTAAAATAAACGCCTTGTGTTGGCAACTGTTGAAAATATGATTTGTGGACACTAAGGATGGTAGGAGATAATTATTGGGTTGCCATGGGGGGATCAAAATACTGtttcatttgtgtgtgtgtgtgtgtatacatatTTGCCATTGTGTTCATGATTTGTGACAAAGACACCTGTTTTCTGTGATTGGACCACTCTTAGATCTGATCTGTACAAAAGTGATACATAAAGCATGAAAAATAATTCCATTTTTATGGGTCATAGGAATATGTCCTTATCCCTTTTgctggttgctaagaaaattgTGGAAAAGATAAGCTTTGTATATTGTGAAATTTCCTTCACTTTAGAAGTTAGAACCTTAGCAAAGAGAATTACGCTAAATCAAgcctaagaatttttttttttttggccatttgAGTTGTTAGGACACCAAAACCACATAAGacatgatatttgatatttactcttttttacCTCATGTTTGAAAATGGGTTAGGCATTCTGCTCACATGTGTTCTATACAGTGGATAATTTGACCCACTATTTAGTGTTTGTATACAGGCAATTATATGTGGAAAAGTTGGGCAAGCCCCTGTGCAGAAGATCTTGAGAAATGGTCGAATGGTTACTATCTTTACGGTTGGGACAGGGGGAATGTTTGACCAAAGAATTGTAGGAACAAAAGACTTGCCTAAACCAGCACAGTGGCATCGAATTGCTGTGCATAATGAACCACTTGGGGCTTATGCGGTACAACAACTTGTTAAAAAGTATGCACGCATTCTTTTGAGAAAAACTGAATTCATCATTTAATGTGTCTATCTAATGCTTGGATCTTTAATGCAGCTCTTCAGTTTATGTTGAGGGGGATATTGAGACTAGAGTTTACAATG
The window above is part of the Quercus lobata isolate SW786 unplaced genomic scaffold, ValleyOak3.0 Primary Assembly Scq3eQI_2009, whole genome shotgun sequence genome. Proteins encoded here:
- the LOC115973433 gene encoding single-stranded DNA-binding protein, mitochondrial-like — its product is MSSLAGRFSKLLRPSNSTTPTSSLVVSMQGNSKSWYSTMSFDGDNDGGKKDELGEDFDDLLGDKTELQPQGVDPRRGWGFRGVHKAIICGKVGQAPVQKILRNGRMVTIFTVGTGGMFDQRIVGTKDLPKPAQWHRIAVHNEPLGAYAVQQLVKNSSVYVEGDIETRVYNDSINGEVKNIPEICIRRDGKIRLIKTGESLSSISLDDLREGLL